Sequence from the Lysobacter solisilvae genome:
CTGCGGCGCAGTTCGGCCTGGATCATCTCGAAGATCTCCTCGTAGCGCGCCTGCACGGCCTGCGCGAGCGAGTGGCGCGGCATGCGGCGCGGCGGGCGGTCGCCGACGCTGGGCACCTGGATGGATTCCTCGGCGGTCGCCATCTGCGCCAGCGCGCAGGCGTAGCGGACCTTGATCTGCTCGGCCTCCGGCGTGGGCGTGCGCAGCATGTGCGCGATGTCCTCGGTGACCTTGTCGCCGGCGATGGGCAGGCTGGCGCTGTGCGCGATCGCGCCCTGCACGAATACCGCGATGTCGGTGGTGCCGGCGCCGATGTCGACCAGCACCACGCCCAGTTCGCGTTCGTCGCTGGTCAGCACGGCGGTGCTGGAGGCCAGCACGCTCAGCACCAGGTCGTCGACCTGCAGGCCGCAACGCTGCACGCACTTGCTGATGTTGGCCGCGGCCGACTGCGCGCAGACGACCAGGTGGGCGTGCACTTCCAGCCGCACGCCGGTCATGCCGACCGGGTTGCGGATGCCTTCCTGCGAATCGTCCAGCACGTAGTCGCGGGCGATGGCGTGCAGGATCTTCTGGTCGGCGGGAATGGCCACGGCCTTGGCCGCCTCGAGCACGCGGTCCAGGTCGGTGTAGCTGACCTCGCCGTCGCGGATCGGGGCGATGCCCTGCGAGTTGCGGCACTGGATGTGGCTGCCGGAGATGGAGGCGTAGACGGAGCGGATCTCGCAGCCGGCCATCAGCTCGGCCTCCTCGATCGCGCGCTGGATCGACTGCACGGTCGATTCGATATCGACCACCACGCCGCGCTTGAGCCCGCGGGATTCGTGCGAGCCGATGCCGATCACCTCGATGGGCGCGCCGGGCGAGTAC
This genomic interval carries:
- the ftsA gene encoding cell division protein FtsA, whose amino-acid sequence is MNRKGDKSLIVGLDIGTSKVVALVGEYSPGAPIEVIGIGSHESRGLKRGVVVDIESTVQSIQRAIEEAELMAGCEIRSVYASISGSHIQCRNSQGIAPIRDGEVSYTDLDRVLEAAKAVAIPADQKILHAIARDYVLDDSQEGIRNPVGMTGVRLEVHAHLVVCAQSAAANISKCVQRCGLQVDDLVLSVLASSTAVLTSDERELGVVLVDIGAGTTDIAVFVQGAIAHSASLPIAGDKVTEDIAHMLRTPTPEAEQIKVRYACALAQMATAEESIQVPSVGDRPPRRMPRHSLAQAVQARYEEIFEMIQAELRRSGFEPHVRAGMVLTGGAAKMEGVVELAEEMLQMPVRVGIPQHVTGLGEVVGNPVHATGVGLLLMGSQIENPRRPTISAGRAGSLFNRLKSWYRGEF